Genomic DNA from Prunus persica cultivar Lovell chromosome G1, Prunus_persica_NCBIv2, whole genome shotgun sequence:
ATTCATTTCAACTTGAATTACCACCATACATGCATATGTACTTGGTCATCAATGCTGAGAATCTTAAGCTTTTTGAGTCATCTCTACTTAATGATGATCCCAACAAAGACACTCGCCTTCCATCAATTAATGACTTAAAGAAAAGGTCAAGTTCCTAGCAAATCAAAGTGGAATATTCGTGACAAAGTAGACCAAGAGTATCCACATCTCACCATTTAACTTGAGAAGAAGCTCAAGGTTTTTAAATAGGGGAGCCATGATCCAGAAGGATCTcagtaaattaatattaaaataataattaaaatcttTTAGATATTTAAGGTTTTAACATTGTCTGttcaaaaccaaaactaaAGGTTGTATTTATTCTTTTGACCATTTTAAGCCATATAAATTGTATGGTTTGAACTgcatctttcatttttaagtAGTTCTTTTTAGCAAGTCCAATATGTATATAAACGTGCATTCTCAATAAAATGAATTAAGTAGAACTCAAAGCAGTTTCttagttttttccttttgtttttcttattattttaaaattctcGTTTCTTTATTCCTATAAATTAAGAGTACATAGTTCTATCACCTAGAAGTTTTGGATCAATCAATGTAGAGTGTAaccatcaaaataaaattgtctGGTCTCAATTCAACAATAATAAGAATTATtacaacaccaaaaaaaaattcaagtattTATAGACCTATGGTATATGGTACAATTTGGAAGGCTTGAGATTATCAGTGACATTAAAATACTTCAATGTCCtaatccatttttcttggttcTTCAACAAATGAACTGCAATTGTGTGTGGCCAAAGCTCATGTGTACATTTCGTGGGTGGCTCAGGAAAATTGTACATGGACCACTTAGCATGGAACCTGTTCTTAGCACGATGTCCATTTTTTATCCAGTCACCAAAAGTTTTATCTTCAGGCCCTTCTAAGTGGCTCTTGGGGATATCAGATTCTCTGATCCACTCCACTATGTCCCAAGAAATCAAGTACCCCATGCCAGACATGTAGTGACCAAACGGCTCCATGCTTGAACATGGAATAACATAACCATAGTACAAGTCTTCTCTAGGCAACGGCTTCAGAGAGTCCACCAAGTTCTGCAGCCTGAAGTAGGCATCATCGTCAGCTTTCATTACATAATGGTAAGGTGGATAAACCCCATTTGTATTGTTGAACATCTCGGGCAAGCTCGAAAAGTAGGTGTAAGTCTTACCCTTGTTCATGTTCTCTTCGCAATCgagaataataatatcatcATAACGCATTATTTCCAATGCTACAAGCacttcttgttcttccttgGTGAGGTTGCACATCACAAACTTCACGTCCACTTTTGCGCCGACCGGAGTCTGTGTGCCATAGATCAAACGAAGGAAATGGCGGCGTTGGTATTGGCCAGGAAGTGTTAGAATTCCGAAAAGTACTCGGATTTCATCGTTTGAGGAAGAATTAAGGGCCAGTGAAGTGATGTTTGGTGATGAATGCGAAGTGTTTGATGAATTATACAACTGAGCAGAGGGCATGTTGATGTTGGCAAGAGCACAACGACCAAATTTCAGAAGACTGTCGAATCGCAGTTCGGATATAGAAGCCAAAACATAGAGGAaacaaatgaagaacaaaGAAGGAGCAATAAAACGTAGCCCGTCTGGCCTTGGTGTCTTCATGATGTTCTTGTATTCAAAAGAAAACCTAGAATTCCAAGCTTTGGTTTATGTATTCAAAGTTTCTTTCATTGTTTCTCCATATAGATGAAATCTGGTAGGTGATGGGAAAGAGACTAGAGTTAAAATAATTGTAAAGTTTTGTAAGTGAGCTATTGTCGTTAGTATCCACCTCATTTGCAAGGGGTATAATAAAATGTCTTTGTTTGGTAAGCCAAAGAGCAATATTCTTCCTCTTAATATGAAATGTACTAAAGCAATTATTGAAGTAAGAGAGACACACTGCCAACctaatggagttgttggaagAAACGGAATAAACTGGTACaggttttatttaatgaaCAAAAATTCACATTGGTCGgattgttaaaaaaataaaaagcttgGGTGGTTTATATTGGACTTGGACCAAGAATATTAACTTGAATTTTCCAACAACTTGAAGGATCTTGATCCTCTGCATCTTGAACCTAATCAGGATTTACAATTTCTCTAAGCTACTACATCTATTGGGCAATTGGGCCCCCTTCTATCTATATGTTAGCTACACCTCGATCCCAAGGCGAAACAACCTCTAGTACTACTTTGTTGCATCTTTAAGCTCTTTTCAGATTGCATATATATTGTTCTCAACTTAATATAATAGAGTTGAGAGTAAGGCCACATGGCGTGATTGCGGCTCTATCTCAAAAAACCTCGATACAATTTTAGGAGAGATTCCCATTTATTAtacttatttataaataattactTCTCCACACGTGAGACGATTATAGTTGATCCAAGGCAGTCCACTCTCAACTTTCACGATTAttaccttattttttttccctctcttgAGTTGCAAATCacccaattttcattttaatattgttgcaagaaaaggagagagagggcaTCACCCTCCCACTTTggcttatttttgtttgggatgATTTTCAGTCAGGGGTAAActaggaaattaaaaattacaaaaactaaaatggtcacaatgaggtaaaaaaaaagcttCAAAGAATCCAGTGAAGTCAACCATCCTTATTTTTGTAGATAATTTTCCCTTTTCAATCACTCCTACAGAGTAGATGCGGGGAGAATTCATCAACACATCATGAACCAAATAACTTTGAAGGCAGTAGGCATTCATTTTCATGGGAGGGCCAATCACCCATTTGAACCTCAGATCAAATTACATAGTATAGAGGAAGAATgaatcatcaaaatcagatTGTATCATCTGAATTCAGCAATAATTGAAAAGaataaagataaaagaaaaagtaaactGTTCAGGTATATATTATCTATGGTATGTGGTACAATTTGGAAGGCTTGAGATTATCAGTGACATTGAAATACTTCAATGTTCTAATCCACTTCTCTTGATTCTTCAACAAATGAACTGCAATTGTGTCCGGCCAAAGCTCATGTGTACATCTTGTCGGAGGCTCAGGAAAGTTGTACATAGACCACTTAGCATTGAATCTGTTCTTAGCACGATGCCCGTCTCGCATCCAATacccgaaaattttatcctcCGGCCCTTCCAAATGGTTCTTAGGGATATCAGACTCTCTGATCCACTCCACTATGTCCCAAGAAATCAAATACCCCATGCCAGACATGTAATGCACAAAAGGGTCCATACTTGGGCATGGGATAACATAACCATAGTACAAGTCTTCTCTAGGCAACGGCTTCAAAGAGTCCACCAAGCTCTGCAGCCTAAAATAAGCATCGTCATCGGTTTTCATCACATAATGGTAGGGCGGATTAGGCCCCTCTGTGTCGTTGAACATCTCGGGCAAGCTCGAAAAGTAGGTGTAAGTCTTACCCTTGTTCATATTCTCTTGGCAATCCAGAATGATAATATCATCGTAACGCATTATTTCTAATGCAACAAGTACTTTCTGGTCTTCCTTTGTGAGGTTGCAGAACACAAATTTCACGTCCACTTTCGCCCCCACCGGAGTCTGCGTGCCGTAGATTAAACGCAGGAAGTGGCGGCGCTGGTATTGGTCAGGAAGCGTTAGAATGCCGAAAAGTATACGAATTTCATCATCGGAGGAAGAGCTCTGCGCAAGCAAAGTATTTGATGCTGAAGCATTGAGCTTAGAGGGCATGTTCATGTTGGCAAGAGCACATCGGCCAAATTTCAGAAGACTTTCATACCGTACTTCGTTTATAGAAGCCAAGGCACACAAGAAACAGATGAAGACGAAAGAAGAAATTATGAAACGACCCCGTTCTGCCCTCGTCGCCTTCATCGTGATTTAGTTGTTGGAGCCTTGAGAACAGAGCCTGCATAGCAGAGGAGGGCAGAGAGCTGGAGTTTGTTAAAGCCAGTGAGGGTTGCAATGTATGGAGAGTTTCTCAATGCACTAGGGATGGATACTAATAAATTCAAAGCTTTCTTAGATGAAAAGCAAGAGTTGTCATTCTCGTGCAAATGAGACTAAAACTTTGACTTTTCTGGCTGCAAGGAACGTGATGGAGGAAAAGCCTAAAGTCAAGGACCTATTTTCCATTTTGGTCCTTGATATAGAAGCAACAAGGCGTGTTTCATCTTGAGGCTGGAGGAGTTTTTAGTCTTCTTGGTAGGCTTGTATTTCCCCAATATAGGGCTAGCATCCAGGAAATTTAGGGAAAAAAGGGTTGGGAGGCACTGAGGGGGATGGTGGAGTTTAGCCTAAAATTAGCTTCAGTCACTTTTTATGAATCTTTTTGCTTGCTTGCACATGATCAAAGTGCTTTGGTCAACTTTTCGTAATTTGGTATGTTTGCATGTACACGGTATTGGTCGGCTTCAATATGCTCACCATGCTTGAATTTGAAGCAACACAATCAAAGAATCAATCAACCCCAAAAATATGATTTCAAATGCTCCATCTAAAAGTGCTTTGTAGTGATCCAAGGGTGAAATGACTATTATATGTGGTGCTAGATTTGAAGAAAAACGAGTGTCACATAAATCAGGAAATTTAGAATGCCCCTTAAATTTGACTGAACATGTAACATATTATGACAACATGACCAACAGTGCTAATGAAAGTGGAGTTGAAGGACTACAAGAGCCATTTTTAAAGTTCAAAGACCAAAATGCAATTCGGGCACAAATTGAGGAACTATTACTCCTAAGAACCCAACTAAATAATACAACCATACTTTTAAGGTTAAACTATTGTAATTTTAAACCTGAGAATATGGGATTCTGCATAACACCATGGTTGGTTTTGGCATAAAATGCAGAAATTGTGAACCTCTCTCTATCTGGGTTAAAATCTCATGATATGTTCTCAAATTAGCCAGttaacacaaaagaaaaaaagtaaaacgAGGAAAACATTTCTAGCCATTTCCACTAGGGCAAATGAGAACACATtactcaaagaaacaaaactgttAGTCCTTCCTAAATTCTCAGGCTGACAGGTAAAACATGCACCAGAGAAACAATATCAGCACAGAAGTTTTCTCAACAGCTCTTGTTTCATTCTCCCTGTATAAGATTCCAAAGTTTTCTCTCCTATAAAAAAGACAAactaaagaaggaaaaaaagaaacgcaGTACTCAACCAAATGCCATCATCCCTATTGACTGATAACACATGATCTCCAACGTCGAGCTGAAATTTAGCAGCAATCCATTGAATCTACAATTTTGTACACCTTCAGATaattggtttatatattaCAGCTGAAGTAAGCAATCAAAAGCCACATCGACCGTGTAAAATACCTCCTTTCCCAGAATGAATAAAAAGTATCTTCTTACGGCTTAAATTTTGGCATAGGAGACAAAGCATAAATGAAGTCTTCATTTACGTCTCATGCTGACCAACTCAATATCAAACACAAGAGTCCCCAAAGTTGAGCCTTCTCCATTAGCAAGACGAGTTGGATTGAAAATGGTTGTAAACAGTCTCTGCCTGTCAAAAAACTGAGGAAAGACAATAAACCCTGAGAGCTGAGTAACAAGGGCAGGAAAATGAGGGGGAAAATACTTTTGGCTGCATGCATACAAAGATACATGTATCATGTGTGGCAGATATGATGCATGATGTACTGCTGTAGTTGAAGATGCCAAATTAAGCTATATAGATTTGGATCATTCATAACTTCCTAACAACCATATCCCGTTACATATTCTCAGCATCCTTAAGTTACTCAGAAAGGTAACTTTAGCTGAACAAGGGGgaaacatctctctctctctctctctctctctctctctctcacagagTTGATGGTAGGATTACTCTAAACTCACCTTTAAAAACGGATTAATGGCACAAGATAAAGAGATTTTGAGATCCTTATTACTTTAGACACAAGTGTGCCCATGCAGACCACAGAAGCAAACAAGCGAAATGTATTCTGACTAGAGTAAGTAGCTTCTCTTTCGTTTCAACTAAGATATATGCAAACAACTGTTTAAGAATAAATCTACCAAGGTAACAGACTAAGTGAAAGAATCTGGAAGAAACAGAGCAATTACATTAGGTGGTAGAGGTTCCTGTGATGTGTTCTGATACCCTTGTGATGGTGGTATAACAACTCTACGAACACCACCCACTTTCATAGATTTCACAGCTGTTTCAATCCCTGAAATGACCTGCATATGCATTTGCAACATCAATATAAAGAGAGTCTCACAACTCGTGACAGTTCAAACAAAAGGATTAAAACATTTCTAAAGTTAAGAAAAGGTAAGTCTCCAAAAGGCTAAACAGACATAATGGTATTTACAGCACAAAATTATAGTTGTTAATATCTGGTTAAGCTTTTAAAGGAAATGAATATATTTcattagaaaaagaagattttgGATAGTACTTAAAGACATGACATGACCAGTTATTACACTCAAATTGACAAGTAGTCATACACGCCCTTATTGACAAGTACTCAGACAACTTTTAGGCTAAGGATCAGAACTTTCTCTCTGACTGAGTGGACAATGCCCTGGACTATTTTAATTCATAATTGCTGTGAAGAGATTCGACAgtattttaataaagttgcaaATTTATTATTGAGGTTACATTTATCTGTGCAAATCTACAGTAGAAATTGAAGCACAGAACAATATTTAATAGATGGAGAGCTGTAACTAACATAGAATTTgtcacacaaaaaaagaaggaaaaaaaaaaaaaaaaaaaacttcgtCCAAGCTTGTAGTCAGTTTCAGGTCATGAAGATTATACCATTTCCTTCTAGTTTTTAATTAAGGAATGAAATTTACTAATTATCTTGGACGCTATGAAGTATGAAAACATTTAAGCAAGCTTCGAGAATCAATCTCAAATCCATTAGATGGCATGCTGCCAATGACAAGCAATATAACCGTAGATGAGAATTTTAGGGAAAATAAGCTACACTTTAAAAGCAGGTTCTATTTTTACATTActcttcaacttctttttttggggggcGAAGGGGGGTGAGGGACATTTAATACGTTTCTAAGAAATGCTACATTCTCAACTAGttacaaaaatacaaagaaaatttgggCTTCGTGATTTATgacaatttccaaaatttgaGAGACCAACTTATTTAATCTCATATCAAATGTGAAATAACATTTAGGAACATAAACTGCAGCTGTACGTAACCATTCCGTCGATATAATGGAGAAATGGAATCTGTATTGCATAACAACATTGTTTTGAATCAGCTAGCTAGGTTGTAGGTTAATGATATACAGCACAATATTTTCAAAGGTAGTACTGATAGTGAATATTGGTGTTagtaaaacataaatatgaCATGACTAATATCTTTTAATGGTAAAGACTAGGAGACCATATGGACATGAGGACTTACTTTCCCAGACCCAATAACGAATACAAAAGGAATCGGTTCACCATTTTCATCTTTGTGATCATATGTCGAGTCAAAGCGCCATCCTTGTTTCGCTGCCAACCTTCCATAGTAATGAACAGCAACCTTCACAATCAAAGTATACATATTTAGATGGCTATAGATGCATTTCAATCACTGCAAGATGCCTTCATATAGCTAGGCATCAAATTGTCCCACAAATCTTAATTCTCAatccaaaacaag
This window encodes:
- the LOC18789948 gene encoding hydroxyproline O-galactosyltransferase GALT3, which codes for MKTPRPDGLRFIAPSLFFICFLYVLASISELRFDSLLKFGRCALANINMPSAQLYNSSNTSHSSPNITSLALNSSSNDEIRVLFGILTLPGQYQRRHFLRLIYGTQTPVGAKVDVKFVMCNLTKEEQEVLVALEIMRYDDIIILDCEENMNKGKTYTYFSSLPEMFNNTNGVYPPYHYVMKADDDAYFRLQNLVDSLKPLPREDLYYGYVIPCSSMEPFGHYMSGMGYLISWDIVEWIRESDIPKSHLEGPEDKTFGDWIKNGHRAKNRFHAKWSMYNFPEPPTKCTHELWPHTIAVHLLKNQEKWIRTLKYFNVTDNLKPSKLYHIP
- the LOC18793418 gene encoding hydroxyproline O-galactosyltransferase GALT3, producing MKATRAERGRFIISSFVFICFLCALASINEVRYESLLKFGRCALANMNMPSKLNASASNTLLAQSSSSDDEIRILFGILTLPDQYQRRHFLRLIYGTQTPVGAKVDVKFVFCNLTKEDQKVLVALEIMRYDDIIILDCQENMNKGKTYTYFSSLPEMFNDTEGPNPPYHYVMKTDDDAYFRLQSLVDSLKPLPREDLYYGYVIPCPSMDPFVHYMSGMGYLISWDIVEWIRESDIPKNHLEGPEDKIFGYWMRDGHRAKNRFNAKWSMYNFPEPPTRCTHELWPDTIAVHLLKNQEKWIRTLKYFNVTDNLKPSKLYHIP
- the LOC18791304 gene encoding peptidyl-prolyl cis-trans isomerase FKBP17-1, chloroplastic; translated protein: MILQCFAALQCSIVPHHPTVRLVHPKIISPTPSSSTITRRGALSAALTSTTFTLILTLTPPSKSAIAEFSELPRSGGVKALELRLGDGEVPADGDQVAVHYYGRLAAKQGWRFDSTYDHKDENGEPIPFVFVIGSGKVISGIETAVKSMKVGGVRRVVIPPSQGYQNTSQEPLPPNFFDRQRLFTTIFNPTRLANGEGSTLGTLVFDIELVSMRRK